In Alloyangia pacifica, the following proteins share a genomic window:
- the ribD gene encoding bifunctional diaminohydroxyphosphoribosylaminopyrimidine deaminase/5-amino-6-(5-phosphoribosylamino)uracil reductase RibD produces MTDDARHMAHALRLGRRGMGKCWPNPAVGCVLVKDGRIVGRGWTRPGGRPHAEAVALADAGPRARGATAYVTLEPCAHTGKTPPCATALIKAGVARVVAPIADSDPRVSGQGFEMLRKAGIEVATGVLAEEATHDHAGFFLKTEEGRPWVTLKLASSFDGRIATATGESQWITGPEARRTVHGLRAAHDAVMVGAGTARADDPELTVRGWGEVHQPIRVIASRLIDVPLMSRLASTAREVPVWIVHGSDAAAETRRAWKSCGATLIQSRVTAGRLDPGALLSALGAQGLTRVFCEGGGQLAASLLAADLVDELVGFTAGLALGAEGRPGVGAMGVDTLSEAPRFRLVETRALGNDVMHRWLR; encoded by the coding sequence GTGACCGACGATGCCCGCCACATGGCCCACGCCCTGCGCCTCGGGCGCCGGGGCATGGGCAAGTGCTGGCCGAACCCCGCCGTCGGCTGCGTGCTGGTCAAGGACGGCCGGATTGTCGGCCGCGGCTGGACCCGGCCCGGCGGTCGCCCGCATGCCGAGGCCGTGGCGCTGGCCGATGCCGGCCCGCGCGCCCGCGGCGCCACCGCCTATGTCACGCTCGAGCCCTGCGCCCACACCGGCAAGACCCCGCCCTGCGCCACCGCGCTGATCAAGGCGGGCGTCGCGCGGGTGGTGGCCCCCATCGCCGACAGCGATCCGCGCGTCTCGGGCCAGGGCTTCGAGATGCTGCGCAAGGCGGGCATCGAGGTGGCCACCGGCGTGCTTGCCGAAGAGGCGACGCACGACCACGCGGGTTTTTTCCTCAAGACCGAGGAGGGCCGCCCCTGGGTGACGCTGAAGCTGGCGAGCAGCTTCGACGGGCGCATCGCCACCGCCACCGGCGAGAGCCAATGGATCACCGGCCCCGAGGCGCGCCGCACCGTGCACGGGCTGCGGGCGGCGCATGACGCGGTGATGGTCGGCGCGGGCACCGCGCGCGCGGATGATCCCGAGCTCACCGTGCGCGGCTGGGGCGAGGTGCACCAGCCGATACGGGTGATCGCCTCGCGGCTGATCGACGTGCCGCTGATGAGCCGGCTCGCCTCGACCGCGCGCGAGGTGCCGGTGTGGATCGTGCATGGCTCCGACGCCGCCGCCGAGACCCGCCGGGCCTGGAAGAGCTGCGGCGCGACCCTGATCCAGAGCCGCGTCACCGCGGGGCGCCTCGATCCCGGGGCGCTGCTCTCGGCACTTGGCGCGCAGGGGTTGACGCGGGTGTTCTGCGAGGGCGGCGGTCAGCTCGCCGCCTCCTTGCTCGCCGCCGATCTCGTCGACGAGCTGGTCGGCTTCACCGCCGGCCTTGCGCTCGGCGCCGAGGGGCGGCCCGGCGTCGGCGCCATGGGGGTCGACACCCTGAGCGAGGCGCCGCGCTTCCGGCTGGTGGAGACCCGCGCGCTCGGCAACGACGTGATGCACCGCTGGCTGCGCTAG
- a CDS encoding Glu/Leu/Phe/Val family dehydrogenase: protein MNVLPSNEPTFRQSVDLMFNRAVALMDLPPGLEEKIRVCNATYTVRFGVRLRGKIETFTGYRSVHSEHMEPVKGGIRYAAAVNQDEVEALAALMTYKCALVEAPFGGSKGGLRIDPTQYEEHELELITRRFAYELCKRDLIHPSQNVPAPDMGTGEREMAWIADQYARMNTTDINARACVTGKPLNAGGISGRVEATGRGVQYALREFFRHPEDVAKAALSGGLAGKRVIVQGLGNVGYHAARFLSEEDGAIITGIIERDGALYDPKGLDVEAVKDWMTRHGGLVDYPDAIHTRDGGAVLTEDCDILIPAALEGVINLTNVHRVQANLIIEAANGPITAGADDILRSRGTVVIPDLFANAGGVTVSYFEWVKNLSHIRFGRMQRRQEESRHQLVVDELERLDIAMGDAWTLDPAFKARYLRGADELELVRSGLDDTMRTAYQSMREIWHGRDDVTDLRTAGFIVAIDRVAKSYKAKGL from the coding sequence ATGAACGTCTTACCATCCAACGAGCCGACATTCCGCCAGAGCGTCGATCTGATGTTCAACCGCGCCGTGGCGCTGATGGACCTGCCGCCGGGACTGGAAGAGAAGATCCGTGTCTGCAACGCGACCTACACCGTGCGCTTCGGGGTGCGCCTGCGCGGCAAGATCGAGACCTTCACCGGTTACCGCTCGGTGCACTCGGAGCACATGGAGCCGGTCAAGGGGGGCATCCGCTACGCTGCGGCGGTGAACCAGGACGAGGTCGAGGCGCTGGCCGCGCTGATGACCTACAAATGCGCCCTGGTCGAGGCGCCTTTCGGCGGGTCCAAGGGCGGTCTGCGGATCGACCCCACGCAATACGAGGAGCACGAGCTCGAACTGATCACCCGGCGCTTCGCTTACGAGCTGTGCAAGCGCGACCTGATCCATCCCAGCCAGAACGTGCCCGCGCCCGACATGGGCACCGGCGAGCGCGAGATGGCCTGGATCGCCGATCAATACGCACGGATGAACACCACCGACATCAACGCGCGCGCCTGCGTGACCGGCAAGCCGCTCAACGCCGGCGGCATTTCCGGACGGGTCGAGGCGACGGGGCGCGGCGTGCAATACGCCCTGCGCGAGTTCTTCCGCCACCCCGAGGACGTGGCCAAGGCCGCGCTTTCGGGCGGACTCGCGGGAAAGCGGGTGATCGTGCAGGGTCTTGGCAACGTGGGCTATCACGCCGCGCGTTTCCTGTCCGAAGAGGATGGGGCGATCATCACCGGGATCATCGAGCGTGACGGCGCGCTCTACGATCCCAAGGGGCTCGATGTCGAAGCGGTGAAGGATTGGATGACCCGCCACGGCGGGTTGGTTGATTACCCCGACGCCATCCACACCCGCGATGGCGGCGCGGTGCTGACCGAGGACTGCGACATTCTCATTCCTGCCGCGCTCGAGGGGGTGATCAACCTCACCAATGTCCACAGGGTGCAGGCTAACCTGATCATCGAGGCCGCAAACGGGCCGATCACCGCGGGCGCCGACGACATCCTGCGCAGCCGTGGCACGGTCGTCATCCCCGATCTGTTCGCGAACGCCGGGGGCGTCACCGTGTCGTACTTCGAGTGGGTGAAGAACCTGAGCCACATCCGCTTCGGGCGGATGCAGCGGCGCCAGGAAGAGTCGCGGCACCAGTTGGTGGTGGACGAGCTCGAACGGCTCGACATCGCCATGGGTGACGCCTGGACCCTCGATCCGGCGTTCAAGGCGCGTTACCTGCGCGGCGCGGACGAGCTGGAGCTGGTGCGGTCTGGGCTCGATGACACGATGCGCACCGCCTACCAGTCGATGCGCGAGATCTGGCACGGGCGCGACGACGTCACCGACCTGCGCACCGCCGGGTTCATCGTCGCGATCGACCGGGTGGCCAAGAGCTACAAGGCCAAGGGCCTTTGA
- a CDS encoding pilus assembly protein TadG-related protein — MSYFALVSSLVMMAFGGIGVDMVFTELNRTKVQNTLDRAVLAAADLDQILDPEDVVADYMAKMGLGDALVSSDVDEGLNYRIVTADGFVEAPSNFIGLLGIDTTTASGHAQATERFNKVEVSLVVDISGSMVNNNKMENLKAAASDFVDTLLSDGSDDLVSISLVPYSEQVNAGPEILSYLPVNWKHGFSHCLEMPNSVFGSTELDTSIRYDQMQHFQWNYDGRNTLTDTVCPRYDYERITPFSQDATALKRQIGKLTPRAGTSIFLGMKWGAALLDPSSRNIASGLIADGEVDSVFEGRPVDYGDEDVLKTVVLMTDGQHDKSFRIRDAYYNSESEYVQWSKTNLWYWLNRNVYEWQRGNFYYQKYDARTGDTLLDNICTAAKDKGIIIWSIGFEVADHGADVMESCASSPSHFFRVEGTEISEAFSTIAHTLNQLRLTQ, encoded by the coding sequence ATGTCCTACTTCGCGCTTGTGTCCTCGTTAGTGATGATGGCGTTTGGCGGAATTGGTGTGGACATGGTGTTCACCGAGCTCAATCGCACCAAGGTACAGAACACGCTGGACCGCGCGGTGCTGGCCGCCGCGGACCTCGATCAAATTCTCGACCCCGAGGACGTCGTTGCCGACTACATGGCAAAGATGGGCCTTGGCGATGCGCTGGTCTCCTCCGATGTGGACGAGGGCCTCAACTACCGGATCGTCACCGCCGACGGCTTCGTCGAGGCGCCGTCGAACTTCATCGGCCTGCTGGGCATCGACACGACCACGGCCTCGGGGCACGCCCAGGCCACGGAACGGTTCAACAAGGTCGAAGTTTCGCTGGTCGTCGATATTTCCGGCTCGATGGTCAACAACAACAAGATGGAAAACCTCAAGGCCGCCGCGAGCGACTTCGTCGACACTCTTCTGTCGGATGGAAGCGACGATCTGGTGTCGATCTCGCTGGTGCCCTATTCCGAGCAGGTCAACGCTGGCCCCGAGATCCTGAGCTACCTGCCGGTGAACTGGAAGCACGGTTTCTCGCATTGCCTCGAGATGCCCAATTCGGTCTTCGGCTCGACCGAGCTCGACACCTCGATCCGCTATGACCAGATGCAGCATTTCCAGTGGAACTACGACGGCAGGAACACGCTGACCGACACGGTCTGCCCGCGCTACGACTACGAGCGGATCACCCCGTTCAGCCAGGATGCGACGGCGCTCAAGCGGCAGATCGGAAAGCTGACGCCGCGCGCCGGCACCTCGATCTTCCTCGGGATGAAATGGGGCGCGGCGCTGCTCGATCCCTCGAGCCGCAATATCGCCAGCGGGCTGATTGCCGATGGCGAGGTGGACTCGGTCTTCGAGGGTCGTCCGGTGGATTACGGCGACGAGGACGTGCTGAAGACGGTTGTCCTGATGACCGACGGGCAGCACGACAAGTCGTTCCGCATCCGCGATGCATATTACAACTCGGAATCCGAGTACGTGCAGTGGAGCAAGACCAACCTCTGGTACTGGCTGAACCGCAACGTCTACGAATGGCAGCGCGGCAACTTCTATTACCAGAAGTATGACGCCAGGACGGGCGACACGCTGCTGGACAACATTTGCACCGCCGCCAAGGACAAGGGCATCATCATCTGGTCCATCGGCTTCGAGGTCGCAGACCACGGCGCGGACGTGATGGAAAGCTGCGCCTCCTCGCCCTCGCACTTCTTCCGCGTCGAGGGGACGGAGATCAGCGAAGCCTTCTCGACCATCGCACACACCCTCAACCAGCTGAGGTTGACCCAATGA
- a CDS encoding TadE/TadG family type IV pilus assembly protein, with the protein MIGSLKSALRRFGRDENGSAVIPFALWTPVFVGLLIASVESGFATMRQTALDRALDETVREVKLGTGTLYTADSLKEMICDRAPILGSCVETLQLEMVGLDMRNWVAPAASPDCVDTNLTVTPMRSFVHGGQHETMLLRACFKYRPISPGGALASSMHKDDEGYTALVATSAFVHEPL; encoded by the coding sequence ATGATCGGCTCCTTGAAATCCGCCCTGCGGCGTTTCGGCCGTGACGAGAACGGCTCGGCAGTCATCCCCTTCGCGCTTTGGACGCCGGTCTTCGTCGGCCTGCTCATTGCCAGCGTCGAATCGGGCTTTGCCACCATGCGCCAGACCGCCCTGGACCGCGCGCTCGACGAGACGGTGCGCGAGGTCAAGCTCGGGACCGGCACGCTCTACACGGCCGACTCGCTCAAGGAAATGATCTGCGACCGCGCGCCCATCCTCGGAAGCTGCGTCGAGACCTTGCAGCTCGAAATGGTCGGCCTCGACATGCGCAACTGGGTGGCGCCCGCGGCCTCACCGGATTGCGTTGACACCAACCTGACGGTCACGCCGATGCGCAGCTTCGTCCACGGCGGTCAGCATGAGACCATGCTGCTGCGCGCCTGCTTCAAATACCGCCCGATCTCGCCCGGCGGAGCGCTGGCCTCGTCGATGCACAAGGACGACGAGGGCTACACCGCGTTGGTGGCCACCTCGGCCTTCGTCCACGAACCGCTGTGA
- a CDS encoding TadE/TadG family type IV pilus assembly protein: MMTLKRSLASRLTRFARDTEGNVTMEAMITLPILVVIFSACWVYFDVFRETSVNQKANYVIGDALSRETDEIDDTYIDNAYKLLKLFTRTGNAVYGEDRENAGFAEGDLYKADLRITVVSYSEKKDNYSVEWSVVRGDPAPLTNGDLSGMRNRLPILADAAQVILVETWDDYYPLFRVGLSAFPIKAYSFTQPRYAPQLLYNNKSGNNGWGNGDQDASGNSLCNNNAENATDCDNTDGSYNNEAGWDS; this comes from the coding sequence ATGATGACCCTGAAGAGATCCCTCGCTTCGCGCCTGACCCGCTTTGCCCGCGACACCGAGGGCAACGTGACGATGGAAGCGATGATCACCCTGCCCATCCTGGTGGTGATCTTCTCAGCCTGCTGGGTGTATTTCGACGTCTTTCGCGAGACCTCGGTGAACCAGAAGGCCAACTACGTCATCGGGGATGCGCTCTCGCGCGAAACCGACGAGATCGACGACACCTATATCGACAACGCCTACAAGCTGCTGAAACTGTTCACCCGAACCGGCAACGCGGTCTACGGAGAGGACCGCGAAAACGCCGGCTTCGCCGAGGGCGACCTCTATAAGGCCGACCTTCGGATCACCGTGGTCAGCTATTCGGAGAAAAAGGACAACTACTCGGTCGAATGGTCCGTCGTGCGCGGCGATCCAGCGCCGCTGACCAACGGCGACCTCAGCGGGATGCGCAACCGGCTGCCGATCCTGGCCGATGCCGCGCAGGTGATCCTGGTGGAGACCTGGGACGACTACTACCCGCTGTTCCGCGTCGGTCTCTCCGCCTTCCCGATCAAGGCCTACAGCTTCACCCAGCCGCGCTATGCGCCGCAACTTCTCTACAACAACAAGAGCGGCAACAACGGCTGGGGCAACGGCGATCAGGACGCCTCGGGCAACTCGCTGTGCAACAACAACGCCGAGAACGCCACCGACTGCGACAACACCGACGGCAGCTACAACAACGAGGCTGGCTGGGACAGCTGA
- a CDS encoding prephenate dehydratase, translated as MTNRIAFQGELGAYSHQACRDARPDMEALPCRTFEDTIEAVKSGEADLAMLPVENSTYGRVADIHSLLPHSGLHIVDEAFVRVHINLLALPGVPLEKIEKAMTHTVLLGQCRKFLSEHGIARLTGADTAGSARQVAEMGKPEIAALASELAGEIYGLDVLARHIEDQGNNTTRFLVMSPEANHERRGDHGMMTTFVFQVRNIPAALYKAMGGFATNGVNMTKLESYMVGGSFTATQFYADIEGHPEDPAVKRALEELDYFTEYLEILGVYPRDPRRD; from the coding sequence ATGACCAACCGCATTGCCTTCCAGGGAGAGCTTGGCGCCTATTCGCACCAAGCCTGCCGAGACGCCCGTCCCGACATGGAGGCACTGCCGTGCCGCACCTTCGAGGACACGATCGAGGCGGTGAAGAGCGGTGAGGCGGATCTGGCCATGCTGCCGGTCGAGAACTCTACCTACGGGCGGGTCGCGGACATCCACTCGCTGCTGCCGCACTCGGGGCTGCACATCGTTGACGAGGCCTTCGTGCGGGTGCACATCAACCTGCTGGCGCTGCCGGGGGTGCCGCTCGAGAAGATCGAAAAGGCGATGACCCATACCGTGCTGCTGGGCCAGTGCCGGAAGTTCCTGTCCGAGCATGGCATCGCGCGGCTGACCGGCGCCGACACGGCGGGCTCGGCGCGGCAGGTGGCCGAGATGGGCAAGCCCGAGATCGCGGCGCTAGCCTCGGAACTGGCGGGAGAAATCTACGGCCTCGACGTGCTGGCGCGGCACATCGAGGACCAGGGCAACAACACCACCCGCTTCCTCGTCATGTCGCCCGAGGCGAATCACGAGCGCCGCGGCGATCACGGCATGATGACCACCTTCGTGTTCCAGGTGCGCAACATTCCCGCCGCGCTCTACAAGGCGATGGGCGGTTTCGCCACCAATGGCGTCAACATGACCAAGCTGGAAAGCTACATGGTCGGCGGCTCGTTCACCGCGACGCAGTTCTATGCCGACATCGAGGGCCATCCCGAGGACCCGGCGGTCAAGCGGGCGCTGGAGGAACTCGACTACTTCACCGAATACCTTGAAATCCTTGGGGTCTATCCGCGCGATCCGCGCCGCGACTGA
- a CDS encoding c-type cytochrome — protein sequence MFDTMTLTKVVGGVCGAFLIYLLGSWVGESLYHVGGSHGEETASYVIEVADAGGGAEEETVDFATLMASADAGQGEKVFGKCRACHKIDGTNATGPHLDGVVGRDIDAVDGFSYSGALEQVGDVWTPENLFHFLENPKGVAPGTAMSFAGLKKPEDRVNLIAYLDSLGG from the coding sequence ATGTTTGATACCATGACCTTGACGAAAGTGGTGGGCGGCGTCTGCGGCGCCTTTCTGATCTACCTTCTGGGAAGCTGGGTCGGCGAAAGCCTCTACCACGTCGGCGGCAGCCATGGCGAGGAAACGGCCTCCTACGTGATCGAGGTCGCCGATGCCGGCGGCGGCGCCGAGGAAGAGACGGTCGACTTCGCCACGCTCATGGCCTCGGCCGATGCCGGCCAGGGCGAGAAGGTCTTCGGCAAGTGCCGTGCCTGCCACAAGATTGACGGCACCAACGCCACCGGCCCGCATCTCGACGGTGTCGTCGGGCGCGACATCGACGCCGTGGACGGCTTCTCCTACTCCGGCGCGCTCGAGCAGGTCGGCGATGTCTGGACCCCCGAGAACCTCTTCCACTTCCTCGAGAACCCCAAGGGTGTGGCGCCCGGAACCGCGATGTCCTTCGCCGGCCTGAAAAAGCCCGAGGACCGCGTGAACCTGATCGCCTACCTGGACTCGCTGGGCGGCTGA
- a CDS encoding extracellular solute-binding protein: protein MIRTTRPAAAATRSLDPIAFRPLLGALTALGIALAAQAGWAQDSSPAASPAVTEPATDTAEATDQKIITAHGYSYFGELDYPADYDHFDFANPDAPKGGEIVLGASGTFDSMNPYSRKGRAGALTTLQYDSLIESTEDSVGQYYGVLAESLEYPEDKSWVIFHIRPEATFWDGTPVTAEDVVYSHKLFVTQGLPSYAAAVGEMVTGAEALDERTVKFTFNTELTKRSRIETVGATPVFKKAWFEEDPEKRRLDEPRMEVAVGSGPYKLDSYEVNRRIVYKLRDDYWGRDIPFNKGRHNYGTIRVEYFSDQTASFEAFKAGEYTFRVESDPKLWATSYDFPRIQQGTVKKEEITDGSPPNPTGFVFNLAKPQLKDKRVREAIALAFNFEWSNESLRYGLYSPRSSFVEGTPIEAKGLPEGAELDFLKSLGDVVTEGIYTTDVWTMHESNPEDLISRGTRRQAGGLLQEAGWSVGDDGLARNDAGETLKLHMIIPSNIEASIESMHETYVQNLRAIGIDASYEKVDPSQFTLRQRERDYDMIYSSRYGAFLSTGGGLSQMYGSREAEFSLFNPAGLASPLVDAIIAASFEATSQAETDVALMALDRALRYEFFIVPDGYIADYWVAYYDMYEHPETIPPYDLGYLSLWWVNPDKEKALKEAGVLK, encoded by the coding sequence ATGATCCGGACGACGCGCCCTGCCGCGGCCGCCACTCGCAGCCTCGATCCGATTGCCTTTCGCCCTCTTCTCGGCGCGCTGACCGCGCTGGGGATCGCCCTCGCCGCCCAGGCCGGCTGGGCCCAGGACTCCAGCCCTGCCGCCAGCCCCGCCGTCACCGAACCTGCCACCGACACCGCCGAGGCGACGGATCAAAAGATCATCACCGCGCACGGCTATTCCTATTTCGGCGAGCTCGACTACCCTGCCGACTACGACCATTTCGATTTTGCCAACCCCGACGCGCCAAAGGGGGGCGAGATCGTGCTCGGCGCCTCCGGCACCTTCGACAGCATGAACCCCTATTCGCGCAAGGGCCGCGCCGGGGCGCTGACCACCCTGCAATACGATAGCCTGATCGAGAGCACCGAGGATTCCGTTGGCCAATATTACGGCGTGCTCGCCGAGAGCCTCGAATACCCCGAGGACAAATCCTGGGTGATCTTCCACATCCGCCCCGAGGCGACCTTCTGGGACGGCACGCCGGTCACCGCCGAGGACGTCGTCTATTCGCACAAGCTTTTTGTCACGCAAGGCCTTCCCTCCTATGCCGCCGCCGTGGGCGAGATGGTGACCGGCGCAGAAGCGCTCGACGAACGCACCGTGAAGTTCACCTTCAACACCGAGCTCACCAAGCGCTCGCGCATCGAGACCGTGGGCGCCACGCCGGTGTTCAAAAAGGCCTGGTTCGAGGAAGACCCCGAGAAGCGCCGCCTCGACGAGCCGCGCATGGAGGTGGCGGTCGGCTCTGGCCCCTACAAGCTCGACAGCTACGAGGTGAACCGCCGCATCGTCTACAAGCTGCGCGACGACTATTGGGGCCGCGACATCCCCTTCAACAAGGGACGGCACAACTACGGCACCATCCGGGTCGAGTATTTCTCTGACCAGACGGCGTCCTTCGAGGCGTTCAAAGCGGGCGAGTACACCTTCCGGGTCGAGAGCGACCCCAAGCTCTGGGCCACCTCCTACGACTTCCCGCGCATCCAGCAGGGCACGGTGAAAAAGGAAGAGATCACCGACGGCAGCCCGCCCAACCCCACCGGCTTCGTCTTCAACCTCGCCAAGCCGCAGCTCAAGGACAAGCGCGTGCGCGAGGCAATCGCCCTGGCCTTCAACTTCGAGTGGAGCAACGAGAGCCTGCGCTACGGGCTTTACAGCCCGCGCAGCTCCTTCGTCGAGGGCACCCCGATCGAGGCCAAGGGCCTGCCCGAGGGGGCAGAGCTGGACTTCCTCAAATCGCTGGGCGACGTGGTTACCGAAGGGATCTACACCACCGACGTCTGGACCATGCACGAGAGCAATCCCGAGGATCTGATCAGCCGCGGCACACGGCGCCAGGCAGGCGGGCTGCTGCAGGAGGCGGGCTGGAGCGTGGGCGACGACGGGCTGGCGCGCAATGACGCCGGCGAGACACTCAAGCTGCACATGATCATTCCCAGCAACATCGAAGCGAGCATCGAGTCGATGCACGAAACCTACGTGCAGAACCTGCGCGCCATCGGGATCGATGCCAGCTACGAAAAGGTCGATCCCTCGCAGTTCACGCTGCGGCAGCGCGAGCGCGACTACGACATGATCTACTCGAGCCGCTATGGCGCCTTCCTGTCCACGGGGGGCGGGCTCAGCCAGATGTACGGCTCGCGCGAAGCCGAATTCTCGCTCTTCAACCCCGCCGGGCTCGCCAGCCCGCTCGTCGACGCGATCATCGCCGCCAGTTTCGAGGCCACCAGCCAGGCGGAAACCGACGTCGCGCTGATGGCGCTCGACCGCGCGCTGCGCTACGAGTTCTTCATCGTCCCCGACGGCTATATCGCAGACTACTGGGTCGCCTATTACGACATGTACGAACACCCCGAGACCATCCCGCCCTACGATCTTGGCTACCTCAGCCTTTGGTGGGTGAACCCCGACAAGGAGAAGGCCCTCAAAGAGGCCGGCGTGCTGAAATAA
- a CDS encoding microcin C ABC transporter permease YejB translates to MGAYILRRLLLIIPTLLGIMIINFALVQFVPGGPIEQIIAQIEGQGDVFGGFSGGGGAAPGAGMDTVGAGMGGGGNEKYVGARGLPPEFIESLEKEFGFDKPPLERFFGMMWNYMRLDFGESYFRSISVIDLVLEKMPVSISLGLWSTIIAYIVSIPLGIRKAVKDGSSFDTWTSGVIIVAYAIPGFLFAILLLVLFAGGSFWQIFPLRGLTSDNWEALSWPMKIADYFWHIALPVIASTISAFATLTLLTKNSFLDEIKKHYVMTARAKGLSESKVLYGHVFRNAMLIVIAGFPAVFIGVFFSGSLIIETIFSLDGLGRLGFEAAVARDYPVIFGTLFIFGLIGLVVGIISDMMYVLVDPRIDFEKREG, encoded by the coding sequence ATGGGAGCCTACATTCTCCGCAGACTGCTGCTCATCATCCCCACGCTCCTGGGGATCATGATCATCAACTTCGCGCTGGTGCAGTTCGTGCCCGGCGGTCCCATCGAACAGATCATCGCCCAGATCGAGGGCCAGGGAGACGTCTTCGGAGGCTTCTCCGGCGGTGGCGGCGCTGCGCCCGGTGCCGGAATGGACACTGTCGGCGCGGGCATGGGCGGCGGCGGCAACGAGAAATACGTCGGCGCCCGCGGGTTGCCGCCGGAATTCATCGAGAGCCTCGAGAAGGAGTTCGGCTTCGACAAGCCCCCCCTCGAGCGTTTCTTCGGGATGATGTGGAACTACATGCGGCTCGACTTCGGCGAGAGCTACTTCCGCTCGATCTCGGTGATCGACCTGGTGCTGGAAAAGATGCCGGTGTCGATCTCGCTCGGGCTCTGGTCGACGATCATCGCCTATATCGTCTCGATCCCGCTCGGCATTCGCAAGGCCGTCAAGGACGGCAGCAGCTTCGACACATGGACGTCGGGCGTGATCATCGTCGCCTATGCCATCCCGGGCTTTCTCTTCGCCATACTGCTGCTGGTGCTCTTCGCCGGTGGCTCGTTCTGGCAGATCTTCCCGCTGCGTGGCCTCACCTCGGACAACTGGGAGGCGCTGAGTTGGCCGATGAAGATCGCCGATTACTTCTGGCACATCGCGCTGCCGGTGATCGCCTCGACGATCTCGGCCTTTGCCACGCTGACGCTGCTGACCAAGAACTCCTTCCTCGACGAGATCAAGAAGCACTACGTGATGACCGCCCGCGCCAAGGGCCTGAGCGAGAGCAAGGTCCTCTATGGACACGTCTTCCGCAATGCCATGCTGATCGTCATCGCCGGCTTCCCGGCGGTGTTCATCGGGGTCTTCTTCTCGGGCTCGCTGATCATCGAGACCATCTTCTCGCTCGACGGTCTCGGGCGGCTCGGTTTCGAGGCGGCGGTGGCGCGCGACTACCCGGTGATCTTCGGCACGCTTTTCATCTTCGGCCTCATCGGCCTTGTCGTCGGGATCATCTCGGACATGATGTACGTTCTGGTCGATCCGCGCATCGACTTCGAGAAGCGGGAGGGCTGA